From Streptomyces chrestomyceticus JCM 4735, one genomic window encodes:
- a CDS encoding ABC transporter ATP-binding protein: protein MSAATGTRDDAPTAPAPAAAPTPSGIRFDHVSVAYGGNVVLDDFDLTVEPGEVMALLGPSGSGKTTALRAVAGFVRPCAGRVLIGGRDMTGLPPHRRGIGMVVQQYALFPHLRVEDNVAFGLKARRGRTGSRAETAARVAEALEMTGMAAYARRYPRELSGGQQQRVAIARALAIRPGVLLLDEPLSALDARLRSGMLAELARLHRELPDVSILYVTHDQVEALTLADRIAVMDRARLRDCGTPQDLYRRPRTEFTASFVGNANLLPVTAGPHGTADFAGTRLAVTPADGAAPGASATLCVRPHLVGLGEGPNALHGRVTEVQWRGATHRVYADVAGHRVMADVRELRATPEPGAEVVLHFAAEDAVLLPAGAGSTADE, encoded by the coding sequence ATGAGTGCCGCCACCGGTACCCGCGACGACGCCCCCACGGCCCCCGCTCCCGCAGCCGCCCCCACCCCCTCCGGCATCCGCTTCGACCACGTCTCCGTCGCGTACGGCGGGAACGTCGTCCTGGACGACTTCGACCTGACCGTCGAACCGGGCGAGGTGATGGCCCTGCTCGGCCCGTCCGGCTCCGGCAAGACCACCGCGCTGCGGGCGGTCGCCGGCTTCGTCCGGCCGTGTGCGGGGCGGGTGCTGATCGGCGGCCGGGACATGACCGGACTGCCGCCCCACCGGCGCGGCATCGGCATGGTCGTCCAGCAGTACGCGCTCTTCCCGCACCTGCGCGTCGAGGACAACGTCGCGTTCGGCCTCAAGGCGCGGCGCGGACGCACCGGTTCGCGCGCCGAGACCGCCGCGCGCGTGGCCGAGGCGCTGGAGATGACCGGCATGGCCGCGTACGCGCGGCGCTATCCCCGCGAGCTGTCCGGCGGGCAGCAGCAGCGCGTCGCCATCGCGCGGGCGCTGGCCATCAGGCCCGGAGTGCTGCTCCTGGACGAGCCGCTGTCCGCCCTCGACGCCCGGCTGCGCTCCGGAATGCTCGCCGAACTGGCCCGGCTGCACCGCGAACTGCCGGACGTGTCGATTCTGTACGTCACCCACGACCAGGTGGAGGCGCTGACGCTGGCGGACCGTATCGCCGTCATGGACCGGGCGCGGCTGCGCGACTGCGGCACCCCGCAGGACCTCTACCGTCGCCCGCGCACCGAGTTCACCGCCTCCTTCGTCGGCAACGCCAACCTGCTGCCGGTGACCGCCGGTCCGCACGGCACGGCCGACTTCGCCGGTACGCGGCTGGCCGTCACCCCCGCCGACGGCGCGGCCCCCGGCGCGTCCGCCACGCTCTGCGTACGCCCGCACCTCGTCGGACTCGGCGAGGGGCCCAACGCGCTGCACGGCCGGGTCACCGAGGTGCAGTGGCGCGGCGCGACCCACCGGGTGTACGCGGACGTGGCCGGGCACCGCGTCATGGCGGACGTACGGGAGCTGCGCGCCACTCCGGAGCCCGGCGCCGAGGTCGTCCTGCACTTCGCCGCCGAGGACGCGGTGCTGCTGCCGGCCGGGGCGGGGAGCACCGCCGATGAGTAG
- a CDS encoding 2-aminoethylphosphonate ABC transporter permease subunit yields the protein MSRPETLAPPQGAGSGTGDRATGTDAESRGLGSRNAESRTARLAPLLWALPPLAALALVFLYPLALVVRQSFTGEEGGPPSTAPYAQVFAEASFQDALGNTVLIAVGATAGCLLLGFVLALVIAFVPFPGSRALSRFVDVFLAFPSFLITLALLFVYGTAGLANGVWTDATGAAAGPFAFLHTPWGVLLAEITYFTPFVMRPLLAAFSQVETGQLEAAASLGARPARIVRKVIWPEALPSLAAGGALVLVLTLNEFGIVLFTGAKDVVTLPVLVYTKAILDGDYTGACVVAVVNIVLSVALYALYRTVAARAGGARTPTAGGAGRRARA from the coding sequence ATGAGTAGGCCGGAGACCCTTGCGCCGCCCCAGGGCGCGGGAAGCGGCACGGGAGACCGAGCTACGGGAACGGACGCGGAAAGCCGGGGCCTGGGCAGCCGGAATGCGGAAAGCCGGACCGCGCGTCTCGCACCGCTCCTCTGGGCCCTGCCCCCGCTCGCCGCCCTCGCCCTCGTCTTCCTCTACCCGCTGGCCCTGGTCGTACGGCAGTCCTTCACGGGCGAGGAGGGCGGCCCGCCGTCCACCGCCCCGTACGCACAGGTCTTCGCGGAGGCGTCCTTCCAGGACGCGCTCGGCAACACCGTGCTGATCGCCGTCGGCGCGACGGCCGGCTGTCTGCTGCTCGGCTTCGTCCTCGCGCTGGTGATCGCGTTCGTACCGTTCCCGGGCAGCCGGGCACTGAGCCGCTTCGTCGACGTCTTCCTCGCCTTCCCGTCCTTCCTGATCACCCTCGCCCTGCTCTTCGTGTACGGCACGGCCGGGCTGGCCAACGGAGTGTGGACGGACGCCACCGGCGCCGCGGCCGGGCCGTTCGCCTTCCTGCACACCCCGTGGGGCGTGCTCCTCGCCGAGATCACGTACTTCACGCCCTTCGTGATGCGCCCGCTGCTCGCGGCCTTCTCCCAGGTGGAGACCGGGCAGTTGGAGGCCGCCGCGTCGCTCGGCGCCCGGCCGGCCCGGATCGTACGGAAGGTGATCTGGCCCGAGGCGCTGCCCTCGCTGGCGGCGGGCGGCGCGCTCGTCCTGGTGCTGACGCTCAACGAGTTCGGGATCGTGCTGTTCACCGGCGCCAAGGACGTGGTGACGCTGCCGGTGCTCGTCTACACCAAGGCCATCCTCGACGGTGACTACACGGGCGCGTGCGTCGTCGCCGTCGTCAACATCGTGCTGTCCGTCGCCCTTTACGCCCTGTACCGGACCGTGGCCGCACGGGCGGGCGGGGCCCGTACACCGACAGCGGGAGGTGCCGGCCGCCGTGCTCGTGCATAG
- a CDS encoding ABC transporter permease, whose product MLVHSKGARRAVWTVFFVLFLPIFALPLLVVVAASFASNWSGALPSGPTTAHYQDIARGDSLEALATSLVTAVAASLLALTAGTWAALAAQRLGPRARRVLDGLFVLPVAVPSVVVGLSLLVAFSRPPLLLNGTPQIVVVAHTVLVTAFAYQSVTAALARLDPAYEQSAASLGARPAYVLWRVKLPLLLPSLTAAAGLCFALSMGELSATMMIYPPDWTPLPVRIFATTDRGALFAGAALAVTLLAATLLVLLAVSRIRTKAAYR is encoded by the coding sequence GTGCTCGTGCATAGCAAAGGGGCCCGACGGGCCGTCTGGACCGTCTTCTTCGTCCTCTTCCTGCCGATTTTCGCGCTGCCGCTGCTGGTGGTCGTCGCGGCGTCCTTCGCGAGCAACTGGAGTGGGGCCCTGCCGTCCGGCCCGACGACGGCGCACTACCAGGACATCGCGCGCGGCGACTCGCTGGAGGCGCTGGCCACCAGCCTGGTCACGGCCGTCGCCGCGAGCCTGCTGGCGCTCACGGCCGGGACCTGGGCCGCGCTGGCCGCCCAGCGGCTGGGGCCGCGCGCCCGCCGCGTCCTCGACGGCCTGTTCGTGCTGCCGGTCGCGGTGCCGTCCGTCGTCGTGGGCCTGTCGCTGCTGGTCGCCTTCTCCCGGCCGCCGCTGCTCCTGAACGGCACCCCGCAGATCGTGGTCGTCGCGCACACGGTCCTGGTGACCGCCTTCGCGTACCAGTCCGTGACGGCCGCGCTGGCCCGCCTTGATCCGGCGTACGAACAGAGCGCCGCCAGCCTCGGCGCACGCCCGGCCTACGTCCTGTGGCGGGTCAAACTGCCGCTGCTGCTGCCGTCCCTGACCGCCGCCGCCGGCCTGTGCTTCGCCCTGTCCATGGGCGAGCTGAGCGCCACGATGATGATCTACCCGCCGGACTGGACGCCGCTGCCGGTACGGATCTTCGCCACCACCGACCGGGGCGCCCTGTTCGCCGGCGCCGCGCTCGCGGTGACGCTGCTGGCCGCCACGCTGCTCGTCCTGCTGGCCGTCTCCCGTATCCGCACCAAAGCCGCGTACCGCTGA
- a CDS encoding 2-aminoethylphosphonate ABC transporter substrate-binding protein yields MRSPLKPTAAAVCGTLVLGAALTGCGGVSRADAREITVYSADGLRGERGDGFYDRVFEDYEKKTGIKINLVESGSGAAVQRLVREKANTKADIVVTLPPFVQQAAGKGLLEPYRPKGSEQVAAADKDPGGRWTAVVNNYFCFIYNKQQLQQPPRTWQDLTDARFKNKLQYSTPGVAGDGTAVVVQALHDFGGQGPAMEFLKKLQANNVGPSSSTGQLAPKTDKGELLVANGDVQMNYANMKSMPHQGIFFPAARPGAKPSTFALPYAAGLVRNAPHAAQAKKFLDHLLSPEVQKQVSAVGGGFAARTDIRPTDRNATELAKIMDGVDIFRPDWNDIDKNLSTYLDAWKTATGS; encoded by the coding sequence ATGCGCAGCCCCCTCAAGCCGACCGCCGCCGCCGTCTGCGGCACCCTGGTCCTCGGCGCCGCCCTGACCGGCTGCGGCGGCGTCTCCCGCGCCGATGCCCGGGAGATCACCGTCTACAGCGCCGACGGCCTGCGCGGTGAGCGGGGCGACGGTTTCTACGACCGGGTCTTCGAGGACTACGAGAAGAAGACCGGCATCAAGATCAACCTGGTCGAGAGCGGTTCCGGCGCCGCCGTGCAGCGGCTGGTCCGGGAGAAGGCCAACACCAAGGCGGACATCGTCGTGACGCTGCCGCCGTTCGTGCAGCAGGCCGCCGGCAAGGGGCTGCTGGAGCCGTACCGCCCCAAGGGCTCCGAGCAGGTCGCCGCCGCGGACAAGGACCCGGGCGGCAGGTGGACCGCCGTCGTCAACAACTACTTCTGCTTCATCTACAACAAGCAGCAGCTCCAGCAGCCTCCCCGCACCTGGCAGGACCTGACGGACGCGCGCTTCAAGAACAAGCTCCAGTACTCCACGCCCGGCGTCGCCGGGGACGGTACGGCGGTCGTCGTCCAGGCCCTGCACGACTTCGGCGGCCAGGGCCCCGCCATGGAGTTCCTCAAGAAACTCCAGGCCAACAACGTCGGCCCGTCCTCCTCCACCGGACAGCTCGCCCCCAAGACCGACAAGGGGGAACTGCTCGTCGCCAACGGTGACGTGCAGATGAACTACGCCAACATGAAGTCCATGCCGCACCAGGGCATCTTCTTCCCGGCCGCCCGCCCCGGCGCGAAGCCGTCCACCTTCGCGCTCCCGTACGCGGCCGGGCTGGTCAGGAACGCCCCGCACGCGGCGCAGGCGAAGAAGTTCCTGGACCATCTGCTCTCGCCCGAGGTGCAGAAGCAGGTCTCCGCGGTCGGCGGCGGATTCGCCGCCCGCACGGACATCCGGCCCACCGACCGCAACGCCACCGAGCTGGCAAAAATCATGGACGGTGTCGACATCTTCCGCCCGGACTGGAACGACATCGACAAGAACCTGTCCACCTACCTCGATGCCTGGAAGACGGCGACGGGTAGCTGA
- a CDS encoding HAD-IIA family hydrolase, giving the protein MAERKPIESWLTDMDGVLMHEGIPVPGADAFIKRLRESGKPFLVLTNNSIYTPRDLHARLNRIGLDVPWESIWTSALATAQFLDEQRPSGTAYVIGEAGLTTALHDIGYVLTDHEPDYVVLGETRTYSFEALTKAIRLINDGARFIATNPDETGPSAQGALPATGSVAALITKATGVEPYFVGKPNPLMMRHGLNVIGAHSETSAMIGDRMDTDVLAGLEAGMETFLVLTGLTGRGDIERHPFRPSRVVDSIADLVDLV; this is encoded by the coding sequence GTGGCAGAGCGCAAGCCGATCGAGTCATGGCTGACCGACATGGACGGGGTCCTGATGCACGAGGGCATCCCGGTGCCCGGTGCCGACGCCTTCATCAAGCGGCTGCGCGAATCGGGCAAGCCCTTCCTCGTCCTGACCAACAACTCCATCTACACCCCGCGCGACCTGCACGCCCGGCTGAACCGGATCGGCCTGGACGTGCCCTGGGAGTCCATCTGGACCTCCGCGCTGGCCACCGCCCAGTTCCTGGACGAGCAGCGGCCGTCCGGCACCGCGTACGTCATCGGCGAGGCGGGCCTGACCACCGCGCTGCACGACATCGGCTACGTCCTCACCGACCACGAGCCCGACTACGTCGTCCTCGGCGAGACCCGTACGTACAGCTTCGAGGCGCTCACCAAGGCCATCCGGCTCATCAACGACGGCGCCCGGTTCATCGCCACCAACCCCGACGAGACCGGCCCCTCGGCACAGGGCGCGCTGCCCGCGACCGGCTCGGTCGCCGCGCTGATCACCAAGGCGACGGGCGTCGAGCCGTACTTCGTCGGCAAGCCCAACCCGCTGATGATGCGGCACGGCCTGAACGTCATCGGCGCGCACAGCGAGACCTCCGCGATGATCGGCGACCGGATGGACACCGATGTGCTGGCCGGTCTGGAGGCGGGCATGGAGACGTTCCTGGTGCTGACCGGGCTGACCGGCCGGGGTGACATCGAGCGCCACCCGTTCCGGCCGTCGCGGGTCGTCGACTCCATCGCCGACCTCGTCGACCTGGTGTGA
- a CDS encoding class F sortase translates to MRAEDHPVADRRPPHPPGRGRMAVGVAWAVLLLGLWLWGRDLTDGGDLTKAPTTGDVAAVGRPLEQELPAAHAPLATSPGGRPTEVAIGALGVRAEVTETGLDATGAVGTPPYRTPGRVGWYAKGPQPGTAGAAVLAGHVDTTSGRAVFHRLGSLKPGQPVDVRREDGSTARFTVEDVKIYDRRNFVPRKVYGAHLPGRAELRLITCAGTYDSERDAYSANVVVHAYLTKVTPAPQS, encoded by the coding sequence ATGCGGGCTGAGGACCACCCGGTGGCGGACCGCCGCCCTCCGCACCCGCCCGGCCGCGGCCGGATGGCCGTCGGCGTGGCGTGGGCCGTGCTGCTGCTGGGCCTCTGGCTGTGGGGCCGGGACCTGACGGACGGCGGAGACCTCACGAAGGCCCCCACCACCGGCGACGTCGCGGCCGTCGGCCGCCCGCTCGAACAGGAACTGCCCGCCGCCCACGCGCCCCTGGCCACCTCCCCGGGCGGCCGCCCCACCGAGGTCGCGATCGGCGCACTGGGCGTACGGGCGGAGGTGACGGAGACCGGCCTGGACGCCACCGGCGCGGTCGGCACACCGCCGTACCGCACGCCCGGACGCGTCGGCTGGTACGCGAAGGGGCCGCAGCCGGGCACGGCGGGCGCCGCGGTGCTGGCCGGGCACGTCGACACGACCAGCGGCCGCGCGGTCTTCCACCGCCTGGGCAGCCTCAAGCCGGGGCAGCCGGTGGACGTGCGCAGAGAGGACGGCAGCACCGCGCGGTTCACCGTCGAGGACGTCAAGATCTACGACCGCCGGAACTTCGTCCCGCGCAAGGTCTACGGCGCGCACCTGCCGGGCCGCGCGGAACTGCGGCTGATCACCTGCGCCGGCACCTACGACAGCGAGCGCGACGCCTACAGCGCCAACGTCGTCGTGCACGCCTATCTCACGAAGGTCACGCCCGCGCCGCAGAGTTGA
- a CDS encoding glycoside hydrolase family 6 protein translates to MYGNVRGSGGEPPGERRAARRRAAVGTVAALGALLLVSGCFSSSGDGDGEGEGKAGAKPGQQPKATVPYWVNPDGKAAQQAAAYAKNDKPDDARQIDKIAAQPVAEWIGVEDPQGEARGFTEAASQAGREALLVLYNIPHRDCGSYSKGGAADGNAYRAWLDGVLKGIGDRPATVVLEPDALPHIADACTPEQFHEERYALLTEAVGKLKALPHTKVYLDAGNPHWIKDPGRMVEPLKRAGLDRADGFALNISNFQTTEENRKYGKRLSSMLGGKHFVIDTSRNGNGPAPGGDDPENWCNPPGRALGTAPTTRTGDPLVDAYLWIKRPGESDGTCKGGPKAGDWWPEYALELARNTK, encoded by the coding sequence ATGTACGGCAATGTTCGGGGATCCGGGGGCGAACCCCCGGGTGAGCGCCGTGCCGCACGCCGGCGCGCTGCGGTCGGCACGGTAGCGGCGTTGGGGGCGCTGCTGCTGGTGTCGGGGTGCTTCTCGTCGTCCGGAGACGGGGACGGCGAAGGGGAGGGGAAGGCCGGGGCCAAACCCGGTCAGCAGCCCAAGGCCACGGTGCCCTACTGGGTGAATCCGGACGGCAAGGCGGCACAGCAGGCCGCCGCCTACGCGAAGAACGACAAGCCCGACGACGCCCGGCAGATCGACAAGATAGCCGCCCAGCCGGTGGCCGAGTGGATCGGCGTCGAGGACCCGCAGGGCGAGGCCCGCGGCTTCACGGAGGCGGCTTCCCAGGCCGGCCGCGAGGCGCTGCTCGTCCTCTACAACATCCCGCACCGCGACTGCGGCAGCTATTCCAAGGGCGGCGCGGCGGACGGCAACGCGTACCGCGCGTGGCTGGACGGCGTGCTCAAGGGCATCGGGGACCGCCCCGCCACGGTCGTCCTGGAACCGGACGCCCTGCCGCACATCGCGGACGCGTGCACGCCCGAGCAGTTCCACGAGGAGCGCTACGCCCTGCTGACGGAGGCCGTCGGCAAGCTCAAGGCGCTGCCGCACACCAAGGTCTACCTGGACGCGGGCAACCCGCACTGGATCAAGGACCCCGGCCGTATGGTCGAGCCCCTGAAGCGGGCCGGCCTGGACCGCGCCGACGGCTTCGCGCTGAACATCTCCAACTTCCAGACCACCGAGGAGAACCGGAAGTACGGCAAGCGGCTCTCCTCGATGCTCGGCGGCAAGCACTTCGTCATCGACACCAGCCGCAACGGCAACGGCCCGGCGCCCGGCGGCGATGACCCGGAGAACTGGTGCAACCCGCCCGGCCGCGCCCTCGGCACGGCACCGACGACCCGGACCGGCGACCCGCTCGTGGACGCCTACCTGTGGATCAAGCGCCCCGGAGAGTCCGACGGCACGTGCAAGGGAGGCCCGAAGGCGGGCGACTGGTGGCCGGAGTACGCACTGGAGCTGGCCCGTAATACGAAGTAG
- a CDS encoding kelch motif-containing protein — translation MKYRPSRRTRRVAIGAAVVLALAGMNGPALFGFVSEKYHDYKINQPEYKAANGHWDVVNVPPEYRINTIHAALLHTGKVLLVAGSGNNAKNFAAKSFRTVLWDPVKNTFKNIPTPKDLFCSGHTQLPDGKLLVAGGTQRYEKLGGDVKKAGGLMIVYNENPDAPKTFPAGTLFTGKQNGKTFASKDPIVVPRAKKKADPRTGKVTVTHSEARVYVEALKEGRAYSTGAQDNYRIHGLTGADARNFYGIAQKLSFDKKDFQGIKDSFEFDPVAERYIPVDPMNEARWYPTLTGLEDGKVLSTSGLDEIGQVVPGKQEVYDPKTKKWTYLPRQRFFPTYPALFLTDKGRLLYTGSNAGYGPDNIGRTPGIWDLKTNKFQVIPGMSDPDVLETSMSVLLPPAQAQRYMVLGGGGVGEDPKATDKTRLVDLHADKPRFTDGPPLYAKARYPSSVILPDDTVLTTNGSGDYRGRGDSNVLSAELYDPKANTSRAVADPLVGRNYHSGALLLPDGRVMTFGSDSLFADKDNTKPGVFQQQIDIWTPPYLYRDSRPQLTDTGPKTVRLGGRATYGTEHASSIKKMRLIRPGSFTHVTNIEQRSIALDFKVTKDGVTVTLPKDPTLVPPGWYMLNAVDDQGTPSKAVWVKVPTASEAELKGLGLN, via the coding sequence ATGAAGTACCGTCCGAGCCGGCGCACCCGCAGAGTCGCGATCGGTGCGGCGGTGGTGCTCGCGCTGGCGGGGATGAACGGCCCGGCCCTGTTCGGGTTCGTCTCCGAGAAGTACCACGATTACAAGATCAACCAGCCTGAGTACAAGGCGGCGAACGGCCACTGGGACGTGGTGAACGTACCGCCCGAGTACAGGATCAACACGATTCACGCCGCGCTGCTGCACACCGGCAAGGTGCTGCTGGTCGCCGGGTCGGGGAACAACGCCAAGAACTTCGCGGCCAAGTCGTTCCGTACGGTCCTGTGGGACCCGGTGAAGAACACCTTCAAGAACATCCCCACCCCGAAGGACCTCTTCTGCTCCGGCCACACCCAGTTGCCGGACGGCAAGCTGCTGGTGGCGGGCGGCACCCAGCGGTACGAGAAGCTCGGCGGCGACGTGAAGAAGGCCGGCGGGCTCATGATCGTCTACAACGAGAACCCGGACGCGCCGAAGACGTTCCCCGCCGGGACGCTCTTCACCGGCAAGCAGAACGGCAAGACCTTCGCGTCCAAGGACCCGATCGTGGTCCCGCGCGCCAAGAAGAAGGCGGACCCGAGGACCGGCAAGGTCACCGTCACCCACAGCGAGGCCCGCGTCTACGTCGAGGCGCTCAAGGAGGGCCGAGCGTACTCCACCGGCGCCCAGGACAACTACCGCATCCACGGCCTGACCGGCGCCGACGCCCGCAACTTCTACGGCATCGCGCAGAAGCTCTCCTTCGACAAGAAGGACTTCCAGGGGATCAAGGACTCGTTCGAGTTCGACCCGGTGGCCGAGCGCTACATCCCGGTCGACCCGATGAACGAGGCGCGCTGGTACCCGACCCTGACCGGCCTGGAGGACGGCAAGGTGCTGTCCACCTCGGGGCTGGACGAGATCGGCCAGGTCGTCCCGGGCAAGCAGGAGGTCTACGACCCGAAGACGAAGAAGTGGACCTACCTGCCCAGGCAGCGCTTCTTCCCGACCTACCCCGCCCTCTTCCTCACCGACAAGGGACGGCTGCTCTACACCGGGTCCAACGCGGGCTACGGCCCCGACAACATCGGGCGCACCCCCGGCATCTGGGACCTGAAGACCAACAAGTTCCAGGTCATCCCCGGGATGAGCGACCCGGACGTGCTGGAGACCTCGATGTCCGTCCTGCTGCCGCCCGCGCAGGCCCAGCGGTACATGGTGCTGGGCGGCGGCGGGGTCGGCGAGGACCCCAAGGCCACCGACAAGACCCGGCTGGTGGACCTGCACGCCGACAAGCCGCGCTTCACGGACGGCCCGCCGCTGTACGCGAAGGCGCGCTATCCGAGCAGCGTGATCCTGCCCGACGACACGGTGCTCACCACCAACGGCTCCGGGGACTACCGGGGGCGCGGCGACAGCAACGTCCTCAGCGCCGAGCTGTACGACCCGAAGGCCAACACCTCGCGGGCGGTGGCCGATCCGCTGGTGGGGCGGAACTACCACTCCGGGGCGCTGCTGCTGCCGGACGGACGGGTGATGACGTTCGGCTCCGACTCGCTCTTCGCCGACAAGGACAACACCAAGCCGGGCGTCTTCCAGCAGCAGATCGACATCTGGACGCCGCCGTACCTCTACCGGGACTCGCGGCCGCAGCTCACCGACACCGGGCCGAAGACGGTGCGGTTGGGCGGCCGGGCCACGTACGGGACCGAGCACGCGTCCTCGATCAAGAAGATGCGGCTGATCCGGCCGGGTTCGTTCACGCACGTCACCAACATCGAACAACGGTCGATCGCACTGGACTTCAAGGTGACCAAGGACGGTGTCACGGTGACCCTGCCGAAGGACCCGACGCTGGTGCCGCCCGGCTGGTACATGCTCAACGCCGTGGACGACCAAGGCACCCCGTCCAAGGCGGTCTGGGTGAAGGTGCCGACGGCGTCCGAGGCCGAGCTGAAGGGGCTGGGGCTGAACTGA
- a CDS encoding FadR/GntR family transcriptional regulator, which translates to MARDIQERIKKLIIDRRLAPGAPLPTETDLMELLGVSRNSVREALKALQAMGIVEIRHGFGTYVGPMSMAPMTEGLAFRTVAGHYRGEDSLLQLLELREAVETGLIPRLAGQVPEAALAELDELVERMAAEAAEGAVRADTDRAFHAALYRGLDNRLLSEVLDAFWEAFHRVRTDLAGLGADPRVTHRQHAEILAAVRDGDARRAEQAVRSHFDNIRRRLSSSGQK; encoded by the coding sequence ATGGCGCGCGACATCCAGGAGCGGATCAAGAAGCTCATCATCGACCGGCGGCTGGCCCCCGGGGCGCCGCTGCCCACCGAGACGGACCTGATGGAGCTGCTCGGGGTCAGCCGGAACTCCGTCCGCGAGGCACTGAAGGCGTTGCAGGCGATGGGCATCGTGGAGATCCGGCACGGCTTCGGCACCTACGTCGGACCGATGTCGATGGCCCCGATGACCGAGGGCCTGGCCTTCCGCACGGTGGCCGGCCACTACCGGGGCGAGGACAGCCTGCTCCAGTTGCTGGAGCTGCGCGAGGCGGTGGAGACCGGGCTGATCCCCCGGCTGGCGGGCCAGGTGCCGGAGGCGGCGCTCGCGGAGCTGGACGAGCTGGTGGAGCGGATGGCGGCGGAGGCCGCGGAGGGGGCGGTGCGGGCCGACACCGACCGGGCCTTCCACGCCGCGCTCTACCGGGGGCTGGACAACCGGCTGCTCAGCGAGGTGCTGGACGCGTTCTGGGAGGCGTTCCACCGCGTACGGACGGACCTGGCCGGGCTGGGGGCCGACCCCCGGGTCACCCACCGCCAGCACGCGGAGATCCTCGCGGCGGTACGCGACGGCGACGCGCGGCGCGCCGAGCAGGCCGTACGCAGCCATTTCGACAACATCCGGCGGCGGCTGAGCAGTTCGGGTCAGAAGTAA
- a CDS encoding peptidoglycan-binding protein — MAEPGFVEFDPAGGCPCGGCAQERRALQHALAVRDGGHPAAHGARRALVLMATAGTVLSSGVAGSGAAAALGAGTGTGTPAGRERTLLTPAVAHGPGHLRTARPDTPALSLTSGATPQGQVSGLYGGTGSGRGRAVAASAPRPLTRNEIIARAQRWVGAQVPYNMGRYWSDGYRQDCSGFISMAWNLGRNQWTGSLAQYGIRITKSELRPGDMLLFHNPGNPGAGSHATIFGGWADSSRTRYIAYEQTRPHTVKRSTPYAYWSNSAGYVAYRYRGLAEGGDPGSDPGSGSSAFPGAGTFGPGADNAYVTRLGRMLVERGGGRFYTSGPGPRWSEADRRATEAFQRAQGWTGAEADGIPGPATWSYLVNGVGRDIGGSGGGGATAFPGRGWFRPGQSNSYVTSLGKQLVGKGFGKYYSSGPGPRWTEADRRNVEAFQRAQGWTGRDADGYPGPETWRRLFR, encoded by the coding sequence ATGGCAGAGCCGGGATTCGTGGAATTCGACCCCGCGGGCGGCTGCCCGTGCGGCGGCTGCGCCCAGGAGCGGCGCGCCCTCCAGCACGCGCTCGCGGTCCGGGACGGCGGGCACCCCGCCGCGCACGGCGCGCGCCGGGCGCTGGTCCTCATGGCGACCGCCGGAACGGTCCTGAGCAGCGGCGTTGCCGGATCCGGGGCAGCGGCGGCACTCGGCGCCGGGACCGGTACGGGCACCCCGGCCGGCCGGGAGCGGACCCTGCTCACCCCCGCCGTGGCCCACGGCCCCGGCCACCTCCGGACCGCCCGGCCGGACACCCCGGCCCTCTCCCTGACCTCGGGCGCGACCCCGCAAGGGCAGGTCAGCGGGCTGTACGGGGGGACGGGCAGCGGGCGCGGGCGGGCCGTGGCCGCCTCCGCGCCCCGGCCCCTCACCCGGAACGAGATCATCGCGCGGGCCCAGCGCTGGGTCGGTGCCCAGGTCCCGTACAACATGGGTCGCTACTGGTCCGACGGATACCGCCAGGACTGCTCCGGATTCATCTCGATGGCCTGGAACCTCGGCCGCAACCAGTGGACCGGAAGCCTGGCCCAGTACGGCATCCGTATAACGAAGAGCGAACTGCGGCCCGGCGACATGCTGCTCTTCCACAACCCCGGAAATCCGGGCGCCGGGTCCCACGCCACCATTTTCGGCGGCTGGGCCGATTCCTCCCGTACGCGGTACATCGCGTACGAGCAGACCCGGCCGCACACGGTGAAACGGTCCACGCCGTACGCCTATTGGAGCAATTCCGCGGGGTATGTCGCCTATCGCTACCGCGGCCTCGCGGAGGGCGGCGATCCGGGCAGCGACCCGGGCAGCGGCAGCTCGGCATTTCCCGGCGCGGGGACATTCGGGCCGGGCGCGGACAACGCGTACGTCACCCGGCTCGGCCGGATGCTGGTGGAGCGCGGCGGCGGCCGGTTCTACACGTCCGGGCCGGGCCCGCGCTGGAGCGAGGCGGACCGCAGGGCCACCGAGGCGTTCCAGCGCGCCCAGGGCTGGACCGGCGCCGAGGCGGACGGCATCCCGGGCCCGGCGACCTGGTCGTACCTGGTCAACGGGGTGGGCCGGGACATCGGCGGCTCCGGCGGCGGGGGCGCGACGGCGTTCCCCGGCCGGGGCTGGTTCCGGCCGGGTCAGTCCAACAGCTACGTCACCAGCCTCGGGAAGCAACTGGTGGGCAAGGGTTTCGGCAAGTACTACAGCTCCGGCCCCGGGCCCCGGTGGACGGAGGCGGACCGCCGCAACGTCGAGGCGTTCCAGCGGGCCCAGGGCTGGACCGGCCGGGACGCCGACGGCTACCCCGGCCCCGAGACATGGCGGCGACTCTTCCGATGA